TCATCATAAACTTGTCCCAGTTCAGTATTTTGTAATGGTATGAAAACAACTTCCTGTTCATGAATTAGTTGTTTTAGAAGTTAACGAGGAGGACCTGAACGCAGCAGAGTCTGCAAGAACGAACTCATTAAAGAGAAGCCTTCGGTCCACTGAAGGATCCGCTGTTTGAGCCGCATCCATGAGAGGATCCAGCCCCTGAACTGGAGACTGATTCCCCGCTCGTCACAAAGACTTCCAGCTGTGCAGAATTAGGCAGAATTGATCTGGAGCCGGTTCAGTTACTCACTAAAGCGATTAGTGAGGACGGCCCTCCACCTGTTTGACAATCACACACCTGTACTGCAAACGAGCTCTTTGTTAAACGTTCCACACGAACACAGACCTGAAAGGCAGAGATGAGTTCTGGCATCAAGGTGAGCCGGTCTGCTGCAGAAGACTCTGTTCCAGAGATCACAGTGCTGTTACATTACACACTTTCTTATCACTCAGACCAAACCAGAGGGGGGCACAGATCAACAAGCATCCAGCCTGACCAGCACAACCTCAGGTCATCAGAGAGGGACagattggcttttttttttttagctgccaTTTTGTTAACAGTTCCACTTCAGTTTCATTCCATTTCCAAGCATTTTTTAGAACtaacagacaaaaagagaaaaaaaaacattttcagcaggtAAAAAAGTATTAGAATTAAACCTTATTTCTTTTGGGCACTTTCAGGATGTCAGTCTCGCTATATCATCACATTTCTGttctgtcatcttttttttggtatttttgtatGATTCTCATGTCATTTTAAGGTCAGATGTGTTGCTGGTGGGGAAACCCTCAGAAAGACaaggtttttggtttttttaatgtctcttgGCTGTTTTCCTTTGAACATTTTGCAGCTCCGTAAACTAATCTGAGACCAAATGGGTACTATTATATTGCATTGTGTTGTAAAGTTTTATAAATGTTGGAATTCCCTATTATAACTAAacttttatatgtttttatgtaaaaaaaaaaaaaaagtgaaataacaaaaaaaaaagatttttagtTTCTACCATTtcttaaaacattttgtgtttgtcctcttGTGCAGATCTCTTTCTTGGTCGAGTGTTACTGCAGCAGCGGTCAAATGATATCTTGTGTTCTCAATCTGTGCATGTTCTGActtaaatgtaacaaaaataggttTTGACTGAAAACGCTTTAATTTACTGTTCTGCTTGCAGCTTCCAACTCAAACTGTAGGCTGAGCTTTTGTACAGCAACACTGTTTTCCTCCAGCAGAGCGCGCTCTTGTGCTAGAAATAGCTTGTTTCATTTTGGAGGGTGTTCACTTCAGCAGCAGCGGCACCGTGGAGatgtcttttgtattttttacgACTCAAACGCCTCTGATGTATTACTATTTTTGTTTGATGTATTAAAGTGTTTTGAATATCTTGTCCATGTCTACTGTAGTTAAGACTTATTTCACTGAGACaaattacttttaaaataaaaaagtggcCCAAAGAAGGTCATGCTCCTCTGCAACTGGCACcatcacaaaaatgacaaacccAGACCTTTTCATACGCTTTATTTACTCCTTCAGTATATGTTTGATCATCCCAAAAGTCAGCATCAGAGCTTATCTGAGAAAAGTTTCCAATTCAATACAACATGAATTAGGAATGGGTTACCCAATGCTGTGTGACAACGCTCAAGTACTTCGGGTCCAAAGGACGTTATGCAAAAAGAACATCTTTCCACCTCAAACTTCACTTTTCCTCTACACAGCCCAACCTCTCTTAACATGGTTTCACAGAACATATGCATTtacagagcaaaaataaaatattcaccCTTTCATTTCCATCGTCATAAAAGTCATTTCATTCAATTAAcctaaaggaaaacaaacatgtccAGTAAAAAAGACAACCACTGCGATTAATAATACGGAAAAATATGAAAGGACCTAATCTTTAAGGGAACAAAGCCATGAAACCAGAAGTCTTTATGTGAATACACAACTTGAAACagaaaagagctttttttttttttatttaaattacaaCACACAGGCAAGTTAAAATGCTCATGCTATTGGTATACAGAAATtgagggaaggggagggaggtgggTATGTGGCTCTAAATATACTAAATGTAAATATTGACAAGTATGAACAACGCCAGTGCAACCAGTTAGCAGGGACAATTCCTATTCAGTGTGGTAGTGTTGGCAGGATCTTCCCCTTTACTTCTCTTCACACCACTGGTTCTCTTTGCGTACCTGCGGACGAGAGGACGGACAAACGGGCTGACTTTCCAAAAATATGTGGACGGCAGGTCAACTGGCAAAGCTGCGGTCActcaaacacaataaaaggatCTATTTTCTAAATTATATACAGGATAATTCCAAAGCGATCCATTCATTTCTCAACGTCTCTGACTTTTCATACGACAGACAGGTGATGGATGTAATAGCTACCTGggcttcttcctcctctgtgaaaTCATTTTTGATGTTGAAAGTCTTCCTGATCTCCTCTGGGGTTTTGCCTTTGATCATGTTGGCCACTGTCTTGCAGGTGACATCTAACAGGCCTTTGATGTCCAAATAGTTGGCGGCctaaacagaggaaaacacaacagtgacatggagaggagcaggggggggtgggggggtggcgGAGAGAGAAAGGATGCAAGGACAGCCTGACAACTTAGCATTTCAAGGAAAATGTCGACGCCTACAGCTAAATTAACAGCCAGCCGAGCGCATTTTGATTTGGATTCATTTCAGGGACGACAACAAATGAAGCTACTGGCGATTGTCACTACTGTAGATTTTCTGTATATCAGGGTTTTAATGTTGAGGAGAACTAAAAGCACGTTAACAGTgttcagacagaaaattaacaagAGGCTGCTTTGCTGAACACAGCTAATCTGTATCCATGTGAAAAACATTACTGCAAGATATGAATGCATTGTGATCAGAACCTGGTTTGATCAGTCAGACCATATCTGGAGGTGGAGGTCCTTACTGGATCCATCCAGCTCTCACTGATAGCTTaaagaaaagtgacaaatagCCACAGTAGCAAGCAAATCCTCCCTCACAAAAAGTTCTTTAGAAATGATTCACGCCATCGCTTTCCTTGACCTGGGACATGTCACATACACTCGTCCAACAGCCAGCCTGCTAATGGCGTACTGAGATTCAATCACACTACAGTCTGAGTCAAGATAGCGAGAAGGGTTAGTAATACCAGGTGAATACACAAAGGCCTCTGGATCAGATGTCATCATCCAGACGTGGATCCCATTAATACAAAGTGTAAATGGGGCCCAGTATCCAGGAAGGACACTTTGATTAATAGATCCAAGACACTGACGGCTTATCAAATACCAACATGCAGCACAACACTTTAGATTATCAGGAGCAGGGTTTTTAAAACTCTGGCATTACCATGACGACAATTATTTGATCTATCATCTTTGACAATCATGACGTAAACACAGGCTGCTCATGTTAGAAAGGACCAGGAATGAGAGCTCACATGTATCACTTTGTGCACATAAGCATATGCCAATAGCCAGAGGGGGGCTGATTGAAACTGAAAGACACTCCGACTAGTGTTTCACTTCCTGGAAGCCCACAGCTTGTCCAGCACCTATTACCCAACCACTCCCAGAGAGTGGGAGCCTTTCACATGCTCTACTTGTTTACCGTCACTGGCCGTCCAAGATCAATTTAAGTCCCACAGGGTACAGACAGCAAGAGCaaaattcaagcactttcaaggtaccAAAGCCAAAAGTTTCCAAACACTCAAAGCCTTTATCATCACAGCTTAATTGGTACTATATAGTACATGCAACTACAAAAAACTGGTTTTTCACCTTGAAACAGTCTATTTAAATCCCTGCCTCTTCGACAGCAGTTGCCCAAACCACCAATCTTCCAGCTGTTGCTAAGCTATTTGTATCTGTGTTAACCAAAGGAAGACGCTCTACCACAGCAGTGAATGGAATACATCACAGGAGAGGAAAGCcgcaaatgaaaacactttaCAAACAGGTGACAGGTTACAAACGGGTTGCACTGAAGGAACAGAGAATATTTGTAATAGCAACTGGATATGAAGGTGTCCCAAAGTAAATGTCCTCAGATATCAGGTTATATAATACCATAACTTCAATCAGCACTCCAGAGAGCCAGTTCAATGCTTCAATAACCTGATAATACTCTGGTCTCTCTCTCCGTTTGAAAGGTTTTCACTGAAGTATCCTCTTTGTTAGTATTACCTCTATTTTCCATTATGACGACAATggaactgagaaaaaaaaacatcaacgGTACAGTATCTTGTATCATATAGTTGTTCTGATTTGTCCTTATGGTCCATGAGCAGTGCTGCACTTCTTtactaaaaataaactttaaaccCATGAAGTACAAAAAACATCAGGACAACAAATATGTGGGTAAAATTCAATTTATGGGCCAAACTAGACCcaccacacacaaaccactGGTTCACTCTAAAGGggatctgcatgtgtgtctgttaattaaataacattttacaaCATCATAACTTAACACTGTGGGGACTCTCCTCCCTTCTAGGGAAAAAGCCCGGTCCATACCAATGTAAACTACTACGTTAAACAGTTTTGCTTTAAGCTAAAGCTTAGGTGAGGGATGGGGTTTTGGGATGTAACGGTTGTAGTTAAGTTTAGTGTCAACCTTCAGGGAAATAATGTGGATCAATGTGGCACAATGTGTGACTGTATTTACCAGAATGAGTTCAAACAAGGTGCCTTGGTCCACTTTGAGGAACTCCTGGTCCCATACGGGAATGTCATCTGTCCTCTTCTCCTTGTTCTCATCGTCCTCAGGAGGTGGGGGATCATCTTTGTGATGAGTGCACCACTGAATCACctgggaaacacaaacacacacacacacacacacaccagtttaACCAATTACCCCGGTCATAACCTGGCAATTATATATATGGCATCCCTCAGCAATGCATTTCCAACTGGAGCACAACCCATGCATTGAACACTGCACTAAAACTTGTTTCGATTATTACCTTGGGCCTTGTTTAGCTTCCTTATTTTGTAATCTTAGAATTGTGTTTATGGAAATCATAAGTAATAAGCATGTGTTCCAGTTCTCCAACTGAGTTGTGTGTCAT
Above is a genomic segment from Chelmon rostratus isolate fCheRos1 chromosome 14, fCheRos1.pri, whole genome shotgun sequence containing:
- the skp1 gene encoding S-phase kinase-associated protein 1, yielding MPTIKLQSSDGEIFEVDVEIAKQSVTIKTMLEDLGMDDEGDDDPVPLPNVNAAILKKVIQWCTHHKDDPPPPEDDENKEKRTDDIPVWDQEFLKVDQGTLFELILAANYLDIKGLLDVTCKTVANMIKGKTPEEIRKTFNIKNDFTEEEEAQVRKENQWCEEK